The genomic DNA GGGGTGCGCCACCTCGTGGACGACGCCGCCCCGATCCTCTCGCGCGCCAACCTCGCCATCGCCACGCTGGAGCGGTACGCGCATCGCCTCGACGAGGTCCTCACGCAACTGTCCCGGGCCGAGATCGAGGACGTCGTGACGGTCCGCGAAGTGGTGCACGTCGTGCAGCGGCTGGAGCTGGTGCGGCGGCTGGCCGTCGAGATCGAACAACACGTGCTGGAGCTGGGAACGTCGGGCCGGCAGATCGCGCTGCAGCTGGAAGACCTTCTGGGCGAGTCGATCTCGCTGCGCGAACCGGTGCTGCGCGACTACCTCGACGACGGCGACACCGTGGACGCCGCGGTCGCCCGCATCGACGCGCTCACCGACGCCGACCTGCTCGCCGCCACGACCGTCGCCGCAGCCCTGGGCTTCTCGGGCACCGTCGAGGCGCAGGACGAGCCGGTCTCCCCGCGCGGCCACCGGCTCCTCGGCTCGATCCCGCGGCTGCGCGCCTCCCAGGTGGAGGCGCTGGTCGGCACGTTCGGCTCGCTGCAGCCGTTGCTCGCCGCCTCCGCCGCGGACCTGCAGGCCGTCCCCGGCATCGGGTCCGACGGTGCGCGGCAGGCCCGCGAGGGGCTCTCCCGCCTCGCCGAGGCCTCGGTCGAGCGCTTCTGAGCCGCGGCCGCCCGGCTAGTTCCCGGTGCCCGTTCCCGCATCCGCGCCGGCTTCCGGCGCGGCCCGCACGATGTTGAAGGTCACCGGCGCGCTCCGCTTGGCGCCGAGCTGCGCGACCACCTGGTAGGCGCCGGGCGCGACGGGCACCCGCTGGGCCTGGCAGCCGGGGGCCGAGGTGGTGCCGGCCCACTGCAGCTTGTAACGCAGCTGCTGGCCGGGCTGGAGGACCTCGTTCTTGATGCCGGGCTGGAAGGTGCA from Tsukamurella paurometabola includes the following:
- the disA gene encoding DNA integrity scanning diadenylate cyclase DisA; this translates as MNLQAAFVGNAPLRDTVIRVAPGTPLRDGIERILRGRTGALIVLGHDDAVEGICDGGFHLDVEFAPTRLRELAKMDGAVVLSTDGSRIVRANVQLVPDPAIPTQESGTRHRSAERAAIQTGYPVISVSASMSIVHAYVGGVRHLVDDAAPILSRANLAIATLERYAHRLDEVLTQLSRAEIEDVVTVREVVHVVQRLELVRRLAVEIEQHVLELGTSGRQIALQLEDLLGESISLREPVLRDYLDDGDTVDAAVARIDALTDADLLAATTVAAALGFSGTVEAQDEPVSPRGHRLLGSIPRLRASQVEALVGTFGSLQPLLAASAADLQAVPGIGSDGARQAREGLSRLAEASVERF